The Aricia agestis chromosome 3, ilAriAges1.1, whole genome shotgun sequence genome includes the window aaaattacgtttttgtatgataaaagcgttagttccttttctcgccacgttcataaacagccttgtcgaccAGTACAAGCGACTTTTTCGTTACAAGGCTCGTCTGTCATTACTCGTTACTGACAAATATCACAATGGAACATAATTAAATCACAACAAACATCTACAATAAAGAAACAGAAATTgaataagttaaataaatattatatatatattcttttgCATGCAaaacaaagtaacaaaaaacaaaaacaactttcgtctaaactctaaacaaaaattatgaagaattatataaattatgtaatactttaaacattataaatataataatcattaaatatttgtacAACAATAATTTGTAACGAATATATgaaaattttcatttacattaatttaaaacGCCTCTACGCTTTGGGATGAACCATCGATAAACTCACATTAAGTACAATCAGCTACTTATTTAAGTTTATACTTTGAGACACTAAGgccatgtttcaccactttcgtaaagtgccgaataggctatacacaacttttttgacagattcttcatacttgatctgtcacgttaattggtggatagcctattcgtcacttatcaggaagtggtgaaacaagccctaagcTTAAATCTTAACTACTAAGATTTTTATAGTAAGTTCAAATGAACACAAAACCTAcgcataaaataacaaaacttaCTTTAACATTGTCTTTCAAATAAAGCTTGGAGTTCAATTCGCCACGCGGTAacacaaatatattatagtcagcTGTCAAGTACAGTAGTAAAATAGGAACTGTATTGTATTAAGTACTACATCGAGTTTTTTCTtgcataaatataaaaattaaaattgtaatgtCAGAACAgaaatagtaataaatataaaaattgtaataaattaaaaaaactatacttataCCACATTGTTCATAAATAATTGTGGGCACTTTATGTAAGAAAAAACAAGGTATAGAAGTATTCGGTCGTATACAATACCTACATATTAGTGTCTAAAATTCTAAACTACAAACTCTAGAGCTCagactaaaataatatattctgagAGAGGGACTATGCCTTTGATCTGAGCCTGATATAAagctaatttattattattattatttgattggTTAGTATCGGCGTTActcgttagccaatcaaaagcgttaAGTTAAAAGATAAACTCGAGTCAAAAGATCTCCAAAACCAggcatcaatataatattaaacttatCTGTTCACTTTAGCTACACCCAACATCTAATTAACtaaatcatttaaataaaatcaccTAACGAAAATCTTTGACTCATCTAAAACAGAACCTTActtaaaataaagaattaatgTGATCAAAATCTGGAATCCTATGTAAATAGATATATCGCATTTTTCGTTTCAAAAAAGTAAAATCCACTTTCTAATATGACTTAAGACTAGTCGTTATTTGTTCTGAAAAAAAGTCAGACAATTTCGTGTTTAGCATCTGCGTTCGTTAGTCATCGATATGTCATAGTCGTGGGGTAGAGTTATTTTGGGTAGTCTCTCGCATTTGGTCTTGTCTAGCGGGCTGGAAGCGGGGGACGAATTCGGTGTCAACAGCACCGAGTGGCGAATGCCCCCGTTTTGACTAGTGATAATATTCAGGTTTGTCAGGTTATGCTTGGGTATAGTGAATGAGGGGAGATCTTTAGTATTTATGCTGTCGTATATACGGACTAGTTTGCTAGTGTCGATGGCCTCCATGATGTTGACTGGGCGACTGGCGGGAGATGCTGTGACGACCAGACCCGGCATCTTCTGAATGTTGGGCCTACTGGGCTCCGATGCTGGGACTGCGTTTTGACTTATGTGGTGGGTGATCGAGTGACTTTTGAGACCCTGTGCCGTTTTGTAACTCTTACCGCATTGACATTTGTAAGACTTTTTGATTCTGGAAATTAAGAATTATTGGCGCATTTTAAGTTACGTACTTAGTAATAAAAAGGAATTAAATAGAGCACTTAAAAACTGAAGTCCCTTATATTGTTGAAAGGAGCAGAAATAGAGCATTTTTGTCGCAGAAAAAAAGAAGTAAAGTGCTGCCGTATATTTGATTTCCAGCTCTATTcaaccgatttttttttcggAAAACAAACTATAGTTCTAACAGAATCTGTtggcaaaaaaagaaaaaaagaaattgacgctaccaatactggggaaattggagcaaaacgtttgatactttttatcctcaTAGCAGCTGATTATGTGTGTAatacatgcaaatgtaaaaaaatatccaatgattaaggatatttttttaaaatctcgcatccaaatttgccatgagattctggtagacaGGGCCCctgctaccatatgtgcaatgtgtgcaatgcacacgggcgccatcctctaggggcgccaaatcgccatctttaggggcgccaaaatccttattttgcacacaggcgccagtagcccttatgGGTAGACATATACATGTACATAAAAATTTGTTAATCTGTTTAAGGGCTGttccacacgtaccacaacaaCACTATagccacaaccacaccacgtggtcgggcgtatactTTGTATTGAGAATGAATAGGGCTATTCACACGCACCATTTTGCAATAATTATCAACAGCGTGTGTGATACAGATAACCACATTGTGTCGCTACGGTGTGGTGTGGATGTGATACGTGTGGGCAAGCCGGCGTAAGAAAGACACGCAATAagtatacaggtgtaacaaaaataagtgataatactttaaggtgtgtacgtgttccttgtagcgagttcactgtgaaagtagcagcactgaaagaccaaaaattttcttcacttttgtatggggaaactcgtgacgctcgccGCTCGGGACCTTGCCCATACAgaagtaaacaaaaaaattcgtctttcagcgctgctactttcacagtgaactctctacaaggaacacgtacacaccctaaagtattatcacttatttttgttacacactgcaGATTAGTACTCACTTGCCGTCCTTCTTGTGTCCGTTCTTGGAGTGGTATTTGATGCCGTTGACGTTTTTGTAGCGCTTCTTGCAGCCGGGCACGGGGCACGCGAACGGCTTCTCCTGCGCCGCTGGACCCAGCGCGCCGGACGCTGCGCTCGCGttcattctaaaaaaatatatagtcaTATTATAGACTTTACTGTAAGAAAATATTGCCTAGCCCGGTTAGAGTCATTTTACCTGCAAAAAGATCCTATTGCCAATGACATAAAGGTCAGTCGTACAAAGAATACAAAAAATTACGCAtacttaggcccgattcgaccaaacttgaagatacacgagtataactatcatgagaataattttactcctttaatttactctagggtattatcgtttggattttaccaagttactcaaagagtatgaaataaaatgtcacggtcggtgtcattgtgaactattcacaatgacaccgaccgtgagtcgtgacagttgaaccctgttgtgcaactattctcagtttaatatttactccaccaaaatagcccgtgtaaatatttactcccgtgtaattacctcattcttggattagaagttggaaaaacgcaaaaccagcttactcttagattaggagacagttatactcgagtaaaattttactccagtttggtcgaatccgcccttaataaattaagaaacttcATAAGAacctagatcaaaatcggtctacacGTTTGCATTATGCATAACACGtaagttccaagtactcccactactgctatcagcgccaatatggcgacttttaaACGTCAAACtaacgtcagatttagttctctctccccgcattgggggcgttgattccgcttcaaataggcacaaaaaacagctgggtatcataagtccagcgtacttgtataatggaggtcagtgaatagtagcactaaactaatggtcaccactcaccttagttaatttaccatttaaccagttagctaagcgtcatctagctgtagtgttgaacgttgcagtcaacaagtcggctaaacgacgtatagcagTGTGATtcaatggcgttgttcagtcaaagagATTTTTGACTGAACAAGTTTTGAAGttctagctgtttgattgaatggcttttttaaccagtcgactgcgacatatatattactagctgtcccgatgaacttcgtgtcacaggtcactttaaaaccttccctggacttctacgaatatttcaagactaaaatcagcccaatccgttcagccgttctcgagttttgcgcttagcaacacattcagcgactcatttttatattatagactagctgtcccggtaaacttcgtgtcacttaaaaaccttccctggggttctacgaatattttatgactaaaattagcccaatccgttcagcagttctcgagttttgcgcttagcaacacattcagcgactcatttttatattatagattatcatgctaagggcctgttacaccactttctgataaagtgccgaataggctatatATATTCTTTGGCAGACTCCCCATACTTGatttgtcaagttaagtggtgaatagcctaaaTAGgccctaagactaataggagcaaagaaacaggaaaatgtggaaaaaactggaaaaattatttgaatggacTTATCGCGTGAATTCATGTTATTtcgcacagataaaaagtagaccacgtgaaggatcataggctattttttgtgggctATACTAATTTGT containing:
- the LOC121725417 gene encoding juxtaposed with another zinc finger protein 1, which encodes MAVFMINICKYNGCGITFPRLPDLIEHIEDVHIDYDPAVIEQKEASQPACIPLSYVLKFFTEASRRELQSLPPVDVRRRLVSAPKTPSVRSSSPTGSEVDEDEMMSPSEDSNDSWTTVEEYSSEFILRYGVKMNASAASGALGPAAQEKPFACPVPGCKKRYKNVNGIKYHSKNGHKKDGKIKKSYKCQCGKSYKTAQGLKSHSITHHISQNAVPASEPSRPNIQKMPGLVVTASPASRPVNIMEAIDTSKLVRIYDSINTKDLPSFTIPKHNLTNLNIITSQNGGIRHSVLLTPNSSPASSPLDKTKCERLPKITLPHDYDISMTNERRC